One part of the Microvirga sp. TS319 genome encodes these proteins:
- a CDS encoding ABC transporter permease, whose product MLAYIARRLVATIPVMAMVAIVVFAILRLTPGDPAAIIAGDDATAEQLEKIRETMGLDRPIYLQLVQWIARLLQGDLGVSLLSGTPVLDMISDRMGPTLALALGTIVVTVAIAVPLGIIAAWRQGRLLDRAIMTLSVLGFSVPTFVIGYLLIYYLSIKLGLFPVQGYKPLSEGFWPFAQRLVLPVLALSGVYVALIARITRSSIIEVMGEDFIRTARAKGATERVVLMRHALRNAAVPILTIIGIGMASLISGVVVTESVFNLPGVGRLVVEAVLARDYPVIQGLILLFSFVYILINLLVDLLYPVFDPRIRY is encoded by the coding sequence ATGCTGGCCTACATCGCACGACGCCTCGTCGCCACCATTCCAGTGATGGCAATGGTCGCGATCGTGGTGTTTGCCATCCTGCGTCTGACTCCCGGCGATCCGGCAGCCATCATCGCTGGAGACGACGCGACCGCCGAGCAGCTTGAGAAGATCCGCGAAACAATGGGGCTCGACAGACCGATCTATCTCCAGCTGGTGCAATGGATCGCCCGGCTCCTGCAAGGAGATCTCGGCGTCTCTCTCCTGTCCGGAACTCCGGTGCTGGACATGATCAGCGACCGAATGGGACCGACCCTGGCGCTGGCACTGGGAACGATCGTGGTCACCGTCGCCATCGCGGTGCCTCTTGGCATCATTGCCGCATGGCGGCAGGGCAGGCTGCTGGACCGGGCCATCATGACGCTGTCGGTGCTCGGGTTTTCAGTTCCCACCTTCGTGATCGGATATCTGCTGATCTATTACCTGTCGATCAAATTGGGCTTGTTCCCGGTGCAGGGCTACAAACCTCTCTCGGAAGGCTTCTGGCCGTTCGCGCAGCGCCTCGTGCTCCCTGTCCTTGCCTTGAGCGGGGTATACGTGGCGCTGATTGCGCGGATTACGCGCAGCAGCATCATCGAAGTCATGGGCGAGGATTTCATCCGGACCGCCCGTGCTAAAGGAGCCACCGAGCGTGTGGTCCTGATGCGTCACGCCTTGCGCAATGCGGCTGTACCGATCCTGACGATCATCGGTATCGGCATGGCCTCGCTGATCAGCGGTGTGGTCGTAACAGAATCGGTGTTCAATCTCCCTGGAGTGGGTCGTCTCGTTGTCGAAGCCGTGCTGGCGCGCGACTACCCTGTTATTCAGGGGCTGATCCTGCTCTTCTCGTTCGTCTACATCCTCATCAACCTGCTGGTTGATTTGCTGTACCCCGTCTTCGATCCGCGTATCCGCTACTGA
- a CDS encoding ABC transporter substrate-binding protein, which yields MLSKVERVARYKALGASAALSVALLVAMPVHAQTITAVMQSGLRVMDPVVSTAFITRDHGYMIYDTLLGMNEAFEIKPQMAEKWEVSEDRKTYTFTLRDGLKWHDGAPVTSQDCVASIKRWAQQDSTGQVLMTMVSDIAVVDDKAFKVVLKEPTSLLLESLAKLSSRPAFIMPKRIAETPASEPIKEFVGSGPFKFVAPEFKPGLKVVYEKNRDYVPRSEPASWTAGGKVVNVDRVQWVAMPDQMTPVNALLNGEIDFIQQVPFDLLPMLENNGDVNVEVLDKLGNWTYYRFNHLHPPFNNKLVRQAAMYAVGQDDVLKALVGNPKYAKTCAAVFGCDTPYADSYGRDVVIPSNIEKAKALLKEAKYDGTPVVVLQPTDLAMVAPQPIVIASALRKAGFKVDLKTMDWQTVVTQQGNQKPPSEGGWNIFSTYSTLATSGNPFGNTTVAANGTKAWAGWPDVPEIERLRLEFARASDEATRKAITTQIQKLAIDEGVVGPLGQFSVPAAYSKKLTGVLASPITVFWNVKKSDK from the coding sequence ATGTTAAGCAAAGTCGAACGAGTCGCTCGTTACAAGGCCCTTGGCGCGAGCGCGGCATTATCAGTCGCCTTGCTCGTCGCCATGCCGGTCCACGCGCAGACCATAACCGCCGTCATGCAGTCCGGACTCCGGGTCATGGATCCGGTCGTCAGCACTGCCTTCATCACCCGCGATCACGGTTACATGATCTACGACACCTTGCTGGGGATGAACGAGGCGTTCGAGATCAAGCCCCAGATGGCTGAGAAGTGGGAGGTTTCCGAGGATCGGAAGACCTACACGTTCACCCTGCGCGATGGACTGAAATGGCACGATGGTGCGCCTGTCACCTCGCAGGATTGCGTGGCATCGATCAAGCGCTGGGCACAACAGGACTCCACGGGCCAAGTCCTGATGACCATGGTGTCCGATATCGCCGTCGTGGATGACAAAGCCTTCAAGGTCGTCCTCAAGGAGCCGACTTCGCTGCTTCTCGAGAGCCTTGCGAAGCTCAGCTCGCGACCGGCTTTCATCATGCCGAAGCGGATCGCAGAGACACCGGCCTCGGAACCGATCAAGGAATTTGTAGGCTCGGGGCCCTTCAAGTTTGTCGCGCCGGAGTTCAAGCCGGGGCTCAAAGTCGTCTACGAGAAGAACAGGGACTATGTCCCGCGTTCCGAGCCGGCGAGTTGGACCGCGGGCGGCAAGGTCGTGAACGTGGACCGCGTTCAATGGGTCGCCATGCCCGACCAGATGACGCCGGTCAATGCCCTCCTGAACGGAGAGATCGACTTCATTCAGCAAGTGCCTTTCGATCTGCTGCCGATGCTCGAGAACAACGGCGACGTCAATGTTGAGGTGTTGGATAAGCTGGGCAACTGGACCTACTACCGGTTCAACCATTTGCATCCCCCGTTCAACAACAAGCTGGTGCGGCAGGCCGCGATGTATGCCGTCGGTCAGGACGACGTGCTCAAGGCGCTGGTCGGCAATCCAAAGTATGCGAAAACCTGCGCTGCCGTGTTTGGTTGCGATACCCCTTACGCGGATTCTTATGGTCGGGATGTTGTCATTCCTTCGAATATCGAGAAGGCGAAGGCTCTCCTGAAAGAGGCAAAGTACGACGGCACCCCAGTCGTGGTCCTGCAGCCGACCGATCTCGCCATGGTGGCGCCGCAGCCGATCGTGATTGCGTCCGCCCTCCGCAAGGCGGGATTCAAGGTCGATCTCAAGACCATGGACTGGCAAACGGTCGTGACACAGCAGGGCAACCAGAAGCCGCCCTCGGAAGGTGGCTGGAACATCTTCTCGACCTACAGCACGCTGGCAACCAGCGGAAATCCGTTCGGCAACACCACGGTGGCCGCGAACGGCACCAAGGCCTGGGCCGGATGGCCGGATGTGCCCGAGATCGAGAGACTGCGTCTGGAATTCGCCCGCGCAAGCGACGAGGCCACACGCAAGGCAATCACGACCCAGATCCAGAAGCTCGCTATCGACGAGGGCGTCGTCGGGCCACTTGGGCAATTCTCCGTGCCGGCGGCGTACAGCAAGAAGCTGACTGGTGTTTTGGCATCCCCGATCACGGTGTTCTGGAACGTCAAGAAGTCGGACAAATGA
- a CDS encoding D-amino acid dehydrogenase: protein MRIIVVGAGIIGLTTAYYLSREGHSVTVVDSGEGAGQRTSKANGAQLSYSFVSPLADPGILPKLPSWLLDRNSPLSFRLKADVEQWRWLFAFLKVCRASKAQRTTAELLQLGMYSRELIHQLVHEERPSFHFESSGKLLVYQDVKSFAAAQAQMVYQASLGCSQTLLTPRECLEREPALEAIGGTIAGGIFTPTEDAGDCLQLCGELERIMRSGPNPVTFLYRTTVDGLRSEGGRIVGLRTSQGDITADGYVIANGIGAQRLARQVGINPYVYPLKGYSLTYDLEPDSQAPRTSVSDLRNKVVYARLGNRLRVAGMVDIGDTTASIAPHRITSLRQNVRAFLPHLNPAGEPEAWAGLRPARPDGKPIIGATRFRNLWLNVGHGALGFTLAAGSAGLLADQIAGRPARIPASVFGLQGAGGELSSSESRANARRSAA from the coding sequence ATGAGGATCATTGTCGTCGGCGCAGGAATCATCGGCCTGACAACCGCGTACTATCTCTCGCGCGAGGGTCATTCGGTGACGGTCGTCGACAGTGGCGAGGGCGCCGGGCAGCGAACCAGCAAGGCGAATGGCGCGCAGCTGAGCTACAGCTTCGTGTCGCCCTTGGCGGATCCCGGTATTCTGCCGAAGCTCCCTTCCTGGCTCCTCGATCGCAACTCGCCTCTCAGCTTCCGGCTGAAAGCGGATGTGGAGCAGTGGCGATGGCTCTTCGCATTCTTGAAGGTCTGCCGGGCCAGTAAGGCGCAGAGGACCACTGCGGAGCTCCTGCAGCTCGGCATGTACAGCCGGGAGCTGATTCACCAGCTTGTGCACGAAGAGCGTCCCAGTTTCCACTTCGAGTCGTCCGGCAAGCTGCTCGTTTATCAGGATGTGAAATCCTTCGCGGCGGCCCAAGCGCAGATGGTCTACCAAGCGTCCCTCGGGTGTAGCCAGACGCTTCTGACGCCTCGGGAATGCCTTGAACGCGAGCCGGCGCTCGAAGCCATCGGCGGCACGATCGCCGGTGGGATCTTCACGCCGACGGAAGATGCCGGCGACTGCCTGCAGCTATGCGGCGAGCTGGAGCGGATCATGAGATCGGGGCCGAACCCGGTCACGTTCCTGTATCGGACCACCGTTGACGGCCTGCGGAGCGAGGGAGGTCGGATCGTCGGCCTGCGGACATCACAGGGGGACATCACGGCCGATGGCTACGTCATCGCCAATGGGATCGGAGCTCAGCGCCTGGCGAGACAGGTCGGGATCAACCCTTATGTCTATCCGCTCAAGGGCTATAGCCTCACCTATGACCTTGAGCCCGACAGCCAAGCCCCCAGAACAAGCGTGAGCGACCTCAGAAACAAGGTGGTCTATGCACGGCTTGGCAATCGCCTGCGGGTCGCCGGCATGGTCGACATCGGGGATACGACAGCGTCGATCGCTCCCCACAGGATTACGTCTCTTCGGCAGAATGTCAGGGCATTCCTTCCGCATCTCAATCCGGCAGGAGAGCCAGAGGCCTGGGCGGGGCTGCGGCCGGCGAGACCGGACGGCAAGCCGATCATCGGCGCGACCCGCTTCCGGAACCTCTGGCTGAACGTCGGTCACGGCGCCCTCGGGTTCACACTCGCGGCAGGGAGCGCCGGCCTCTTGGCCGATCAGATCGCCGGGAGACCTGCCCGTATTCCCGCATCCGTCTTCGGACTGCAAGGAGCCGGAGGAGAATTGTCTTCAAGTGAGTCAAGGGCAAACGCTCGAAGAAGCGCTGCTTGA
- a CDS encoding thiamine pyrophosphate-dependent enzyme, with protein sequence MRRAADLLIDTLILHGVDRVFCVPGESYLSVLDGFSECSTVDVVTCRHESGAGFMALADARLTGRPGIAFVSRGPGAMNAAIAVHSAEQDAVPLILFVGQVEREHRHMGAFQEVDYERVFGSMAKWVVEVDHAERLPDIVATAFHAAQSGTPGPVVVALPEDMLEDMIDRAPARPLPLPAAGPSEDMLQDVAARIAEARKPLIIAGGLLKNSEGQAALRDLAEAFGIPVATAVRHADLIPNAHSLYAGHLVYGAPKELATAIGQADLVIAVGSRLGDVTTQGFQFPAAPKPAQPLVHVWPDATVVGRIRHVDLGIVCDPARFLRGLRIHAPDHVPDRRMEWSRHLHAVATGLRHRDGPADADDGVVFAAAVQAADRILPDDAIITIDSGNFGGWVQRLMRFGGGRTMLAPSSGAMGYGVPAAVSASLRCPGRDVVCFVGDGGFLMTGNELATAMQTGARPILVIADNGSYGTIRMHQEKLFPRRVSATALVNPDFPKLAETYGALGILVERSDQVEDAFQRALASGRASVISVRTSLEHISAASTITQLRKHSS encoded by the coding sequence ATGAGACGGGCAGCTGATCTGTTGATCGATACGCTAATTCTCCATGGCGTCGACCGTGTGTTCTGTGTTCCCGGGGAAAGCTATCTGAGCGTGCTCGATGGCTTCTCCGAGTGCTCGACCGTGGACGTCGTCACGTGCCGCCATGAGAGCGGCGCCGGCTTCATGGCTCTGGCGGACGCGCGTTTGACGGGCCGCCCCGGCATTGCCTTCGTAAGCCGTGGACCCGGCGCCATGAACGCGGCGATTGCTGTGCACTCGGCGGAGCAGGACGCCGTTCCGCTGATCCTGTTCGTGGGGCAGGTCGAGCGCGAACATCGGCATATGGGAGCGTTTCAGGAGGTCGATTACGAGCGCGTCTTCGGATCCATGGCGAAATGGGTCGTCGAGGTCGATCATGCGGAACGACTGCCCGATATCGTCGCGACGGCCTTCCACGCGGCCCAGAGCGGCACGCCGGGACCCGTCGTGGTCGCCTTGCCCGAGGACATGCTCGAAGACATGATCGATCGCGCTCCCGCGCGGCCATTGCCGCTGCCTGCAGCGGGGCCTTCCGAAGATATGTTGCAGGACGTCGCGGCGAGGATTGCTGAGGCGCGAAAGCCGCTGATCATCGCCGGCGGCCTTCTGAAGAACTCCGAAGGACAGGCGGCTCTACGCGACCTTGCAGAAGCATTCGGCATTCCAGTCGCGACGGCGGTCCGGCACGCCGATCTGATTCCGAATGCGCACTCGCTCTATGCAGGCCACCTTGTTTATGGTGCTCCGAAGGAACTCGCCACAGCGATCGGGCAGGCCGATCTCGTCATCGCGGTCGGAAGCAGGCTGGGAGATGTGACGACGCAGGGCTTCCAGTTTCCCGCGGCACCCAAGCCGGCCCAACCGCTCGTCCATGTCTGGCCTGACGCCACCGTCGTCGGGCGAATCCGCCATGTGGATCTTGGAATCGTTTGCGACCCGGCTCGCTTTCTTAGAGGATTGCGCATTCATGCTCCCGACCATGTTCCGGATCGCCGTATGGAATGGAGCCGGCATCTGCATGCCGTCGCGACGGGGCTCAGGCACAGAGACGGTCCCGCGGATGCCGACGACGGTGTCGTCTTCGCCGCCGCCGTTCAGGCCGCCGACCGCATTCTTCCCGACGATGCAATCATCACAATCGATTCTGGAAACTTCGGCGGTTGGGTCCAGCGGCTGATGCGCTTTGGCGGCGGGCGCACGATGCTTGCCCCGTCCTCGGGCGCGATGGGATACGGTGTCCCGGCCGCGGTTTCCGCAAGTCTGCGCTGCCCCGGTCGCGATGTCGTCTGCTTCGTCGGCGATGGCGGGTTCCTCATGACCGGGAACGAGCTTGCCACGGCGATGCAGACGGGCGCGCGTCCGATCCTGGTCATCGCCGACAACGGGTCCTATGGCACGATCCGAATGCACCAGGAGAAGCTCTTTCCCAGGAGGGTCAGTGCAACGGCCCTGGTCAACCCGGATTTTCCGAAGCTCGCAGAGACGTACGGTGCCTTAGGCATCCTGGTCGAGCGCAGTGATCAGGTGGAGGACGCATTTCAAAGGGCATTGGCGTCGGGGAGGGCGTCTGTCATCTCCGTTCGGACGAGCCTCGAGCATATTTCCGCCGCGTCCACGATCACTCAACTGCGGAAGCATTCATCATGA
- a CDS encoding TetR/AcrR family transcriptional regulator, with protein sequence MSRRERTERQILDALEAQIRETGMGGVGINAIASRAGVSKELIYRYFDGMPGLLLAWMQEQDFWTSHRDLLASGESSQQSPGTLILSMLKAQIEALGRNETLREIRRWELIEVNDVTAKLANRREKAARAFIDRIDGLTPAMDVPAVVSIMLAGVLYLMLRSKTESHFLGVPLRTDEGWQRLYAALEHIVQAFPPDLNREPLSTMEARRESTKGPKKE encoded by the coding sequence ATGTCCCGTCGCGAGCGAACCGAGAGACAAATTCTCGATGCGCTCGAAGCCCAGATTCGAGAGACCGGCATGGGCGGCGTCGGGATCAATGCGATCGCGAGCCGGGCAGGGGTCAGCAAGGAGCTGATCTATCGATATTTCGATGGGATGCCCGGATTGCTCCTGGCCTGGATGCAGGAGCAGGACTTTTGGACGAGCCACCGCGACTTGCTCGCCTCCGGTGAGTCCAGCCAGCAATCTCCCGGGACGCTCATCCTTTCGATGCTGAAGGCTCAGATCGAGGCATTGGGGAGAAACGAAACGCTCCGCGAAATTCGCCGGTGGGAGCTCATCGAAGTCAACGATGTGACGGCAAAGCTGGCAAACCGACGTGAAAAGGCCGCTCGGGCCTTCATCGACCGCATCGACGGACTGACCCCCGCCATGGATGTGCCGGCGGTCGTGAGCATCATGCTGGCTGGTGTTCTGTACCTCATGCTGCGTTCCAAGACGGAGAGCCATTTTCTGGGTGTCCCGCTGCGGACGGACGAGGGATGGCAACGGCTTTATGCTGCGCTCGAACACATCGTCCAAGCATTTCCGCCGGATCTGAACCGGGAGCCGCTGTCGACAATGGAAGCCCGGCGCGAATCCACAAAAGGCCCAAAGAAGGAATGA
- a CDS encoding cysteine hydrolase: MTATTSRRELLAVAAGLAATTAVGSQVSAQESQKTFTPAPIPELAPQWKKLNLAEILKRPAAFASISQNNSLYRPWGAQAAERQWERGTIEATVKAAEAARRAANFKSFSWIGYSVFRENYPQSIFDKVQYETWVEGLTFDEAKKKADNELVDELKALVQPGDLQFNELALQTAFVGTQLPLELSRNKIEVIVLTGIHLDWCIEGNARAARDNGYLPIVIGDATATQKPEQQAAAYERINNFFAPVISSDHFVRLLSQPA; encoded by the coding sequence ATGACAGCGACAACCTCCCGCCGTGAGCTGCTCGCCGTAGCCGCAGGGCTCGCCGCAACAACCGCCGTCGGATCCCAGGTCTCCGCTCAGGAAAGCCAGAAGACATTTACGCCTGCCCCGATCCCCGAGCTCGCGCCGCAATGGAAGAAGCTCAACCTCGCCGAGATCCTGAAGCGGCCGGCCGCGTTCGCCTCGATCAGCCAGAACAACTCCCTCTATCGCCCATGGGGTGCCCAAGCGGCCGAGCGGCAGTGGGAACGGGGCACCATCGAGGCAACCGTCAAGGCCGCCGAAGCCGCCCGAAGAGCCGCCAACTTCAAGTCGTTCAGCTGGATCGGGTACTCGGTCTTCCGGGAAAATTACCCGCAATCGATCTTCGACAAGGTCCAGTACGAGACCTGGGTCGAAGGTCTGACTTTCGACGAGGCGAAGAAGAAGGCCGACAATGAGCTCGTCGACGAGTTGAAAGCGCTGGTCCAGCCGGGCGACCTCCAGTTCAACGAACTCGCTCTTCAGACGGCGTTTGTCGGAACCCAGCTTCCGCTCGAGCTGTCGCGCAATAAAATCGAGGTCATCGTTCTGACGGGCATCCACCTCGATTGGTGCATCGAAGGCAATGCCCGGGCTGCCCGAGACAACGGCTATCTCCCGATCGTCATCGGCGACGCGACCGCAACGCAGAAGCCTGAGCAGCAAGCGGCCGCCTACGAGCGGATCAACAATTTCTTCGCGCCCGTGATCTCATCGGATCACTTCGTCAGGCTCCTGTCCCAGCCGGCTTGA
- the cls gene encoding cardiolipin synthase, producing MDLTSAFSWASLYLMSEWIIRVLMLAIIPSRRSPEAAKGWLLFGFFLPWPALALYLLIGRPDYPKWRRMQFAKLPHVLKREVARVRELNARQEPNLPSNLAQAARLIQNLGHFPALNGNGADLLDQYDETLERIAADIDAATDHVHLLFYIFAFDTSGKTIIAALARAVERGVVCRVLIDALGSHAWAPQVIKALVGVGVSAHLVLPVRLLRRRSTRADLRNHRKIAVIDGQIGYVGSQNIVDADFNPRVTNQELVVRVRGPVVLELQAVFVADWFLETDQVLKEPGLFPDPVHGGNVVAQALPSGPDYPAAGVERVIEAFIHGAREKVVITTPYFVPSEALLHALETAVLRGVEVHIVLSKPVDQMLVHLAQRSYYTELLEAGIKIHLYRDKLLHAKHLSIDQDIALIGSSNMDMRSFTLNSEISLVLFDRELTARLIDVQARYFASSDLLRGEQWKSRSFARKIIENIARLLTPLL from the coding sequence ATGGATCTGACCAGCGCATTCTCATGGGCGAGCCTTTACCTGATGTCCGAGTGGATCATCAGGGTACTGATGCTGGCGATCATCCCGTCCCGCCGGTCTCCCGAAGCCGCAAAGGGGTGGCTGCTGTTTGGGTTTTTTCTGCCCTGGCCGGCGCTCGCCCTCTATCTTCTCATTGGGCGGCCTGACTACCCGAAATGGCGGCGCATGCAATTCGCGAAACTGCCCCATGTGCTCAAACGGGAAGTCGCCCGCGTGAGAGAGCTCAATGCCCGCCAAGAGCCGAATCTGCCATCCAACTTGGCGCAAGCCGCTCGGCTGATCCAAAATCTTGGCCATTTCCCAGCTCTGAACGGCAACGGAGCCGACCTTCTTGATCAATATGATGAGACCCTCGAGCGCATCGCAGCCGACATCGACGCCGCCACTGATCACGTCCATCTGCTCTTTTACATCTTCGCCTTTGACACCAGCGGCAAAACGATCATCGCGGCCCTGGCGCGTGCCGTCGAGCGGGGCGTCGTATGCAGGGTCCTCATCGATGCGCTGGGCTCGCACGCCTGGGCCCCACAGGTCATCAAGGCTCTCGTAGGGGTTGGCGTATCAGCCCATCTCGTGCTTCCCGTCAGGTTGCTGCGCCGCAGATCGACCCGTGCCGACCTGCGGAACCACCGCAAGATCGCCGTGATCGACGGTCAGATCGGGTATGTCGGGTCCCAGAACATCGTTGACGCCGACTTCAACCCGCGTGTCACCAACCAGGAGCTTGTCGTCCGGGTCCGCGGACCTGTCGTACTTGAGCTGCAAGCCGTCTTCGTGGCCGACTGGTTCCTTGAGACGGACCAGGTGCTCAAGGAGCCTGGCCTGTTCCCGGATCCGGTCCACGGCGGCAATGTTGTTGCACAAGCCCTGCCGAGCGGCCCAGACTATCCTGCGGCTGGGGTCGAACGTGTCATCGAGGCCTTCATTCATGGAGCCCGGGAAAAGGTCGTGATCACAACGCCGTACTTTGTCCCGAGCGAGGCGCTGCTTCATGCGCTGGAAACGGCGGTACTGCGCGGAGTTGAGGTCCATATTGTGTTGTCGAAGCCTGTTGACCAAATGCTGGTTCATCTGGCGCAACGCTCTTACTACACGGAGCTTCTCGAGGCCGGGATCAAGATCCACCTTTACCGGGACAAGCTCCTCCACGCCAAGCACCTGAGTATCGACCAGGATATTGCCCTGATTGGATCGAGCAACATGGATATGCGCTCGTTCACGCTAAATTCCGAGATCAGCCTGGTGCTATTCGACCGCGAACTGACGGCGCGGCTCATCGACGTGCAAGCCCGCTACTTCGCGAGCTCCGATCTCCTGCGAGGCGAACAGTGGAAGTCGCGCTCGTTTGCAAGGAAAATTATCGAGAACATCGCCCGCCTCCTCACGCCTCTTTTGTGA